From Synergistaceae bacterium, the proteins below share one genomic window:
- a CDS encoding site-specific DNA-methyltransferase — protein MQIEYLPANTLKPYENNPRIHSDKQIKKLMSSIQEYGIVLPVLVDSNNIIIAGHAIVTSAQNLEISEIPCVRASHLNEAQTRAYILADNRLAEDSEWDKNLLKSEMLRLRDNFGLELEYTGFESREILRLRMDIADTPKNEDSTPELENFAVSQLGDIWLLGENRIICGSCTDFDTVNKLLAGEKPHIMITDPPYGVNYNPQWRNQVHNAHVVRSGRVLNDDIDDWRDAWKLFQGDVAYIWHASLHGETVAESLRACGFAIRSQIIWAKPKFALSRGDYHWQHECCLYALRDDEKECPEIPGYCPGYDSCWYAIREGAKSHWQGSRSESTLWEIAFNEDTTTTHGTQKPIECMRRPMLNNSDINEIIYEPFSGSGTTIIAAESCRRRCYAIELNPEYVDMAVKRWQEYTGRSAILEGTEHSFDEIVRLHVSADA, from the coding sequence ACGGAATAGTTTTGCCCGTTTTAGTTGACTCAAATAATATAATAATCGCAGGCCACGCAATAGTAACGTCAGCACAAAATCTTGAAATTTCCGAAATTCCCTGTGTAAGAGCCTCACACTTAAACGAAGCACAGACTCGGGCATATATTCTCGCAGATAATCGCCTAGCAGAGGATTCAGAATGGGACAAGAATTTGCTAAAATCTGAAATGTTGCGCCTGCGTGATAATTTCGGCCTTGAACTTGAATATACAGGCTTTGAATCGCGAGAGATTTTGCGTTTGAGAATGGACATAGCTGACACTCCGAAAAATGAGGACTCAACGCCGGAACTTGAAAATTTTGCAGTCTCGCAGCTCGGTGATATATGGCTGTTAGGTGAAAATAGAATAATTTGCGGTAGTTGCACTGATTTTGACACGGTCAATAAATTATTAGCAGGTGAGAAGCCTCACATAATGATAACCGATCCGCCCTATGGAGTAAATTATAATCCCCAGTGGCGCAATCAAGTACACAATGCCCATGTTGTAAGAAGCGGCCGAGTTTTGAATGACGACATAGACGACTGGCGGGACGCATGGAAATTATTTCAGGGCGATGTAGCGTATATATGGCATGCCTCACTTCACGGCGAGACAGTTGCAGAGAGTTTGAGAGCTTGCGGATTTGCAATTCGTTCACAGATAATATGGGCTAAACCTAAATTTGCGCTGTCAAGAGGCGATTATCACTGGCAGCACGAATGTTGTTTGTATGCATTGCGCGATGACGAGAAAGAATGCCCCGAAATTCCGGGATATTGTCCGGGCTATGATTCATGCTGGTACGCAATTCGGGAGGGGGCAAAGAGTCATTGGCAGGGAAGCCGGAGCGAGTCAACATTATGGGAGATTGCCTTCAACGAGGACACAACGACGACTCACGGAACGCAAAAGCCTATAGAGTGTATGCGCCGTCCAATGCTGAATAATTCAGATATAAACGAGATAATTTACGAGCCTTTTTCGGGGAGCGGGACAACTATAATAGCAGCCGAGTCATGTCGTAGACGCTGTTATGCAATAGAATTAAATCCTGAATACGTTGATATGGCTGTTAAACGCTGGCAGGAGTACACGGGCCGAAGCGCGATTTTAGAAGGCACAGAACACAGTTTTGACGAGATAGTCAGATTGCATGTGAGTGCTGATGCCTGA
- a CDS encoding tyrosine-type recombinase/integrase, with the protein MTNKTTQPIRSQSDRDALSNYFWNHNLRDYAFFQFGIATGRRISDLVRLNVRDVAYIDRKGHFRIRERFEVREKKTGKFINIMLHPSARRALNKYLRRRRVKSESLGAVLNEPLFKSRKSGRDGQYRIREQQAWRVLNNAARACGLTYKIGTHSLRKTFGYILYQSGQSIELIQKFLNHSSPAITLAYIGITQDDMDEAILSMNI; encoded by the coding sequence ATGACGAACAAGACTACACAGCCGATTCGTAGTCAGTCCGATAGAGATGCTTTATCAAATTATTTCTGGAATCATAATTTGAGAGATTATGCATTTTTTCAATTTGGGATTGCAACAGGCCGTAGGATTTCTGATTTAGTCAGGCTCAACGTTAGGGATGTCGCCTATATTGACCGCAAAGGACATTTTCGCATTAGAGAACGTTTTGAAGTCCGAGAGAAGAAGACCGGAAAATTTATAAATATCATGTTGCATCCATCAGCAAGACGGGCTCTGAATAAGTATCTCAGGCGGCGAAGGGTAAAATCTGAGTCTCTAGGGGCTGTGTTAAATGAACCATTATTTAAGTCCCGCAAAAGTGGCCGGGATGGTCAATATCGTATCAGGGAACAGCAGGCATGGCGAGTATTAAATAATGCAGCTCGTGCGTGCGGTCTGACATATAAAATTGGTACACATTCATTGCGAAAAACTTTCGGATATATTCTTTATCAGAGCGGTCAAAGCATAGAGTTAATCCAGAAATTTTTAAATCATTCGAGCCCTGCTATAACTCTTGCGTATATTGGAATTACTCAGGACGACATGGACGAGGCAATTTTGAGCATGAATATTTAG